The Gammaproteobacteria bacterium genome has a segment encoding these proteins:
- a CDS encoding aromatic ring-hydroxylating dioxygenase subunit alpha has protein sequence MYINFWYVAARSGEITFGADKPLKVQMLGHHFALWRDQKGRVQCISDTCSHRGGALGDGRVRGDCVECPYHGWTFNGAGDCVRLPSLGAGAKIPDRTRVDAYPVEEKYGLVHVFLGDLPEAERPPILDIPEFGSADWRFITLMLEWKIDYKRALENTIDPGHNEFTHPTHGFLGTKDDYHVEDIQLRDQPWGTGFINRMHAPTLAQRDMNDAAGRTGDKWIEGGAGTHGPHCTWTYIHPSDRAQMHGFAFHTPIHEKLDRIYVLFGRNFLADSRYDQTFENRALFVAEQDRYVLEPLHPKITPHHNRNEFFVPADKCVGRYRDYCREWEQRGWRLDVAKVRADYETTAYAIPSPGRRQHKGWVLPAVPLLPAESAASAAKKA, from the coding sequence ATGTACATCAATTTCTGGTATGTCGCGGCGCGCAGCGGTGAGATCACCTTCGGCGCAGACAAGCCGCTCAAGGTGCAGATGCTGGGGCACCATTTCGCACTCTGGCGCGACCAGAAAGGCCGGGTGCAGTGCATCAGCGACACCTGCAGCCACCGTGGTGGCGCGCTCGGTGACGGACGCGTGCGCGGCGATTGCGTCGAGTGCCCCTACCACGGCTGGACCTTCAACGGCGCGGGCGACTGCGTGCGCCTGCCCTCGCTCGGTGCCGGGGCGAAGATCCCGGACCGCACTCGCGTCGATGCCTACCCGGTCGAGGAGAAATACGGCCTGGTCCATGTCTTCCTCGGTGACCTCCCGGAAGCGGAGCGGCCGCCGATCCTGGACATACCCGAGTTCGGCTCTGCCGACTGGCGCTTCATCACGCTCATGCTGGAGTGGAAGATCGACTACAAGAGGGCGCTGGAGAACACGATCGACCCCGGGCACAACGAATTCACGCACCCGACCCACGGCTTCCTCGGCACGAAGGACGACTACCACGTCGAGGACATCCAGCTTCGCGACCAGCCCTGGGGTACCGGGTTCATCAACCGGATGCATGCGCCGACGCTGGCGCAGCGCGACATGAACGACGCGGCGGGCCGCACCGGCGACAAGTGGATCGAGGGCGGCGCCGGGACGCACGGTCCGCATTGCACCTGGACCTACATACACCCCTCCGACCGTGCGCAGATGCACGGCTTCGCTTTTCATACGCCGATCCACGAGAAGCTCGACCGCATCTACGTGCTGTTCGGCCGCAATTTCCTCGCGGACTCCAGGTACGACCAGACCTTCGAGAACCGTGCGCTGTTCGTCGCGGAGCAGGACCGCTACGTCCTTGAACCGCTGCACCCGAAAATCACGCCCCACCACAACCGGAACGAGTTCTTCGTCCCGGCCGACAAGTGCGTCGGCCGTTACCGCGATTACTGCCGCGAGTGGGAGCAGCGCGGCTGGCGGCTGGACGTGGCGAAGGTCCGCGCCGACTACGAGACGACCGCCTACGCGATCCCGAGCCCCGGCCGGCGCCAGCATAAGGGCTGGGTGCTGCCGGCGGTGCCGCTGCTTCCGGCCGAGTCCGCGGCCAGCGCGGCGAAGAAAGCCTGA
- a CDS encoding carboxylesterase family protein, translated as MAPQPVAFLLRAMLVLALCAGPAHAAADSVVTTSAGAVRGAARDGIVVFRGIPYAAPPVGPLRWRPPQPPAAWAGVRDATRFGPICPQLVRPGASDSPQSEDCLTLNIYAPVETPAGGLPVMVWIHGGAFTQGAGSLPAYDGGAFAGQGVVLVTLNYRLDRLGRFGHPALTRAQAGEGLANYGLMDQARALEWVRDHIAAFGGDPQRVTIFGHSAGGVSVNYLMTVPAAKGLFQRAIAQSGGVSIEVTQRLREPAGRFPALEQDGLEFAASFGIADDERAPGRLRALDVAQVLAFRHENNSTNPVVDGRFVQEDVGRVFRDGRQHAVPYLAGIDSWEASLIRPLNLPLQAVLLGVPQARVREVYGPLDDRALTEAYFSDVLFLAPAWTLAGDMAAANTPAWLYYYAYVDEARRGKVPGAAHGDEVSHLFQQPRRPDDVLSAHDLEVSAPLRRYWVNFARSGDPNGADLPQWPPFRREAPAIMEFGERPVLRTTLFPERVKFHQELIRSRTPLQAPPAGR; from the coding sequence ATGGCACCGCAGCCTGTCGCATTCCTCCTGCGCGCGATGCTCGTGCTGGCTCTGTGCGCAGGACCCGCCCATGCGGCCGCAGATTCCGTCGTCACCACCAGCGCCGGCGCCGTGCGCGGTGCGGCGCGCGACGGCATCGTCGTATTCAGGGGCATCCCCTACGCCGCCCCGCCCGTCGGTCCATTGCGCTGGCGGCCGCCGCAGCCGCCCGCGGCCTGGGCCGGCGTGCGCGACGCCACGCGCTTCGGCCCGATCTGTCCGCAGCTCGTGCGGCCCGGGGCGAGCGACTCGCCGCAGAGCGAAGACTGCCTCACGCTCAACATCTACGCCCCAGTGGAAACTCCCGCGGGCGGCCTGCCGGTCATGGTGTGGATCCACGGCGGCGCATTCACGCAAGGCGCCGGCTCCTTGCCGGCGTACGACGGCGGCGCCTTCGCGGGCCAGGGCGTGGTGCTCGTCACCCTCAACTACCGTCTCGACCGACTCGGTCGCTTCGGCCACCCGGCGCTCACCCGCGCACAGGCCGGCGAAGGCCTCGCCAACTACGGGCTGATGGACCAGGCGCGGGCGCTCGAATGGGTCCGCGACCACATCGCCGCCTTCGGCGGTGACCCGCAGCGGGTGACGATCTTCGGCCATTCCGCCGGCGGCGTGTCGGTGAACTACCTGATGACCGTGCCCGCCGCGAAGGGCCTGTTCCAGCGCGCCATCGCACAAAGCGGCGGCGTCAGCATCGAGGTCACGCAACGGCTACGCGAGCCCGCCGGCCGCTTCCCCGCCCTCGAGCAGGACGGCCTCGAGTTCGCGGCGAGCTTCGGCATCGCCGACGACGAGCGCGCGCCCGGGCGGCTGCGCGCACTCGACGTCGCGCAGGTCCTCGCCTTCAGGCACGAGAACAATTCCACCAACCCCGTCGTCGACGGCCGGTTCGTGCAGGAGGATGTCGGGCGGGTTTTTCGCGACGGGCGGCAGCACGCGGTGCCCTACCTCGCCGGCATCGACAGCTGGGAGGCAAGCCTCATCCGGCCGCTGAACCTGCCGCTGCAGGCGGTGCTGCTCGGAGTGCCGCAGGCCCGGGTCCGCGAGGTCTACGGGCCACTCGATGATCGCGCGCTGACGGAAGCCTATTTCTCTGACGTGCTGTTCCTCGCGCCCGCCTGGACCCTGGCTGGAGACATGGCCGCAGCGAATACGCCGGCCTGGCTCTACTACTACGCCTACGTCGATGAGGCCCGGCGCGGCAAGGTTCCCGGCGCCGCACACGGCGACGAGGTGAGCCACCTGTTCCAGCAACCCCGACGCCCCGACGACGTGCTGAGCGCCCACGACCTCGAGGTCTCGGCGCCGCTGCGCCGCTACTGGGTGAACTTCGCCCGCAGCGGCGACCCGAACGGCGCAGATCTGCCACAGTGGCCGCCGTTCCGCCGCGAGGCACCCGCCATCATGGAATTCGGTGAGCGCCCGGTGCTGCGCACCACGCTGTTTCCCGAACGGGTAAAGTTTCACCAGGAATTAATCCGGTCCCGGACACCGCTGCAGGCGCCGCCGGCCGGACGCTGA
- a CDS encoding translation initiation factor Sui1 — protein MKPRRTPTFRGVVYSTDHGRTCPACGRPLAQCACARGAAAPKPGDGIVRVGRQTQGRKGKGVTVVSGVPLAGAEIEALAAQLRKRCGAGGTVRDGLIEIQGEHREVLVAELSKRGWTVRRSGA, from the coding sequence ATGAAGCCGCGCCGCACGCCGACATTTCGGGGCGTCGTGTATTCGACCGACCATGGCCGGACCTGCCCGGCCTGCGGCCGGCCGCTGGCGCAGTGTGCGTGCGCGCGTGGCGCGGCGGCGCCGAAGCCCGGCGACGGTATCGTGCGCGTCGGCCGCCAGACCCAGGGCCGCAAGGGCAAGGGCGTCACCGTGGTCAGCGGCGTGCCACTCGCCGGCGCCGAGATCGAGGCCCTCGCTGCGCAACTGCGAAAGCGCTGTGGTGCGGGCGGCACGGTGCGCGACGGCCTCATCGAGATCCAGGGCGAGCACCGCGAGGTGCTGGTGGCGGAGCTGTCGAAGCGCGGTTGGACGGTGAGGCGATCCGGGGCGTAG
- a CDS encoding VOC family protein has product MISGFHHAALSTPDLDRCIEFYTGVIGCEVAWTFAWPQGSRAADEVTGLADSAARAAMLRLGSSFLEVFEFSSPIPRAVHADRPACDHGISHICLEVVDIHQEYERLRAAGMRFHCPPQSQDTGWVTYGRDCDGNIVELLEFAVPAHDVD; this is encoded by the coding sequence ATGATCAGCGGATTCCACCATGCAGCACTTTCCACGCCGGACCTCGACCGCTGCATCGAGTTCTACACCGGCGTCATCGGCTGCGAGGTGGCATGGACATTCGCCTGGCCGCAGGGAAGCCGCGCGGCTGACGAGGTGACGGGTCTCGCCGATTCGGCGGCACGCGCGGCCATGCTCAGGCTCGGGTCGAGTTTCCTCGAGGTGTTCGAGTTCAGCTCGCCGATTCCGCGTGCAGTGCATGCCGACCGGCCGGCCTGCGATCACGGCATCTCGCACATCTGCCTCGAGGTCGTGGACATCCACCAGGAGTACGAGCGGCTGCGCGCCGCAGGCATGCGCTTTCACTGCCCGCCGCAAAGCCAGGATACCGGCTGGGTGACGTACGGGCGCGACTGCGACGGCAACATCGTCGAACTGCTGGAGTTCGCCGTCCCGGCGCACGACGTCGATTGA
- a CDS encoding aldehyde-activating protein, with protein MGGQPQPKSFEGSCHCGALEFTYETRLAPRRWEPRACQCSFCRGHGAVTVSDPGGAVHFRYVQPDRLRRYRFSFRTTDFLLCRECGMYIGAVMMTGSGAVAAINVNTLRERPRGMPAARTLSHRNESLEQRRARRQQGWTPVHGPV; from the coding sequence ATGGGTGGACAACCGCAGCCGAAGTCGTTCGAGGGTTCCTGCCACTGCGGGGCGCTCGAGTTCACCTACGAGACACGACTCGCGCCGCGGCGCTGGGAACCGCGTGCCTGTCAATGCTCGTTCTGCCGCGGGCACGGTGCCGTGACCGTGTCCGATCCCGGCGGGGCGGTGCATTTCCGCTACGTGCAGCCCGACCGGTTGCGCCGTTACCGGTTCTCGTTTCGCACCACCGATTTCCTGCTCTGTCGCGAGTGCGGCATGTACATCGGCGCCGTCATGATGACCGGCTCCGGCGCCGTGGCGGCAATCAATGTGAACACGCTGCGGGAACGCCCGCGCGGAATGCCGGCCGCGCGCACGCTCAGTCACCGCAATGAATCACTGGAACAACGCCGCGCCCGCCGCCAGCAGGGGTGGACGCCGGTGCACGGCCCGGTCTGA
- a CDS encoding NAD(P)/FAD-dependent oxidoreductase yields the protein MTRIGSRPLDRRTLLTAAGAAAAVAATPRLLRAQTRSTVLVVGAGLSGLAAALALQDAGVDVRVIEGRERVGGRVLSHRNIPGNPESGGTGFGPGYARLLSAANTHGVELLDLAPVIPFIFRRELFLGGERIAADSWPTHPKNPFPEPLKKLMPWAFLGATAGPKNPLQTNEAWVDPAHAALDLPLGDWLRSIGWSDEAIHVAYDINPGWGDSAAGVSTLMVLAALKFQQSQQAFSKGNRAAYVARGGNQSIPEAMAGALKHPVEFKRRVVAIRSDKDGAEVRCADGSRYRADHVVCSIPTAVLRNVAIEPALTGVQARAVRELGVQAISLMHIVPKKPFWEQDGLAPGFVSDGLVNMMVPEHKGSRPEEVTSLAVWLRGKNVRKLDTMSEKAAIGAILREIETLRPAARGQLEVLAYHSWMQDPFSLGDWAVWEPGQVSAFATEVGKAHGRIQFCGEHTAISNRGMEGAMESGERAALDILRQS from the coding sequence ATGACTCGCATTGGCTCTCGTCCTCTCGACCGCCGCACACTGCTCACGGCCGCCGGAGCGGCGGCGGCGGTGGCGGCCACGCCCCGGTTGCTGCGCGCGCAGACCCGGAGCACGGTCCTGGTGGTCGGCGCCGGTTTGTCGGGCCTCGCTGCTGCTCTCGCTTTGCAGGATGCTGGCGTGGACGTGCGCGTCATCGAGGGCCGCGAGCGTGTCGGTGGCCGGGTGCTGTCCCATCGCAACATTCCCGGCAATCCGGAGTCGGGCGGCACGGGTTTCGGGCCAGGCTACGCGCGCCTGTTGAGCGCCGCGAACACTCATGGCGTCGAACTGCTGGACCTTGCGCCGGTCATCCCCTTCATCTTCCGGCGTGAACTGTTCCTTGGTGGCGAGAGAATCGCCGCGGATAGCTGGCCCACCCACCCGAAGAACCCCTTCCCCGAGCCGCTGAAGAAACTGATGCCATGGGCCTTCCTCGGTGCCACGGCCGGGCCCAAGAACCCGCTCCAGACCAACGAAGCCTGGGTCGATCCCGCGCACGCAGCACTCGATCTACCGCTCGGCGACTGGCTGCGCAGCATCGGCTGGTCCGACGAGGCCATCCACGTCGCCTACGACATCAATCCGGGCTGGGGCGACTCCGCGGCCGGCGTCTCGACGCTGATGGTGCTGGCCGCCCTGAAGTTCCAGCAGTCACAACAGGCGTTCTCCAAGGGTAACCGCGCCGCCTACGTGGCGCGTGGCGGCAACCAGTCGATCCCGGAGGCGATGGCCGGGGCGCTGAAGCACCCGGTGGAGTTCAAGCGTCGCGTGGTCGCCATCCGTTCTGACAAGGACGGCGCCGAGGTGCGCTGCGCCGACGGCAGCCGCTACCGCGCCGACCACGTGGTGTGCTCGATTCCCACGGCGGTGCTGCGCAATGTCGCCATCGAGCCGGCACTCACCGGCGTGCAGGCACGCGCTGTGCGCGAGCTCGGCGTACAGGCCATCAGCCTCATGCACATCGTGCCGAAAAAGCCGTTCTGGGAGCAGGATGGTCTCGCGCCCGGATTCGTCTCCGACGGCCTCGTCAACATGATGGTGCCCGAACACAAGGGCTCGCGGCCGGAGGAAGTGACCAGCCTCGCGGTGTGGCTGCGCGGCAAGAACGTCCGCAAGCTCGACACGATGAGCGAGAAAGCGGCGATCGGCGCCATCCTGCGGGAAATCGAAACGCTGCGGCCCGCGGCACGCGGACAACTCGAGGTGCTCGCTTATCACTCCTGGATGCAGGATCCGTTCTCGCTCGGCGACTGGGCGGTGTGGGAGCCCGGGCAGGTCAGCGCGTTTGCGACCGAAGTCGGCAAGGCCCACGGCCGGATCCAGTTCTGCGGCGAGCACACCGCGATCTCCAATCGCGGCATGGAAGGCGCGATGGAGTCCGGCGAACGCGCCGCGCTGGACATCCTGCGGCAGAGCTGA
- a CDS encoding aromatic ring-hydroxylating dioxygenase subunit alpha: MFINFWYAAEWSHKLGPDPLRLRMLGQDFVLYRDSAGRAHCLANVCVHRGGSLAGGVVRNDRIQCPYHGWQFDGTGRCLKIPSLGPQGQGRIPGRARVDSYPVEERYGLIHVFLGDLPEAERPGIMEIPEFGQAGWYAHCEDSLSEGDFRRAVENALDPAHNEYVHPTHGFSGERDDYFVPELKVEDRPWGSGFITTYFAPPLKDERMKQATGRAENAVIEAGTFHHGPTNFTTYIRPTGQSRIHQNSFKTPIDGYRQRSFLVQTRNFLTGPEHDGRFAERNAAVRNQDIVVLRDLEPRRAPETNQHELLMPADKGVARYREKLHDWEARGWRIDEAGVQAGREKSAYVIPSPGRRAEPKGWVLEPVPLLPARRAAATTAAAS; the protein is encoded by the coding sequence ATGTTCATCAACTTCTGGTACGCGGCGGAATGGAGCCATAAGCTCGGGCCGGATCCGCTCAGGCTGCGGATGCTGGGTCAGGATTTCGTGCTGTACCGCGATTCGGCGGGCCGGGCCCATTGCCTCGCCAATGTCTGCGTGCACCGAGGCGGGTCGCTGGCGGGCGGCGTGGTCAGGAACGACCGCATCCAGTGTCCCTATCACGGCTGGCAGTTCGACGGCACGGGCAGGTGCCTGAAGATCCCGTCGCTCGGCCCGCAGGGGCAGGGACGGATCCCGGGCCGGGCCCGGGTGGACAGCTATCCGGTCGAGGAAAGATACGGCCTCATCCACGTGTTCCTCGGTGACCTGCCGGAGGCCGAACGGCCGGGGATCATGGAGATCCCGGAGTTCGGCCAGGCCGGCTGGTACGCGCATTGCGAGGACAGCCTGAGCGAGGGCGACTTCCGGCGCGCCGTGGAAAACGCGCTCGACCCGGCACACAACGAGTACGTACACCCGACTCACGGCTTCTCCGGGGAGCGGGACGATTACTTCGTGCCCGAACTCAAGGTCGAGGACCGCCCCTGGGGCAGCGGGTTCATCACCACGTACTTCGCGCCGCCGCTCAAGGACGAGCGGATGAAACAGGCGACCGGGCGTGCAGAGAACGCGGTGATCGAGGCGGGCACCTTCCACCACGGCCCGACCAATTTCACCACCTATATCCGCCCGACCGGGCAGAGCCGCATCCACCAGAACTCGTTCAAGACGCCCATCGACGGCTACCGGCAGCGCTCGTTCCTGGTGCAGACGCGCAACTTCCTCACCGGGCCGGAGCATGACGGCCGCTTCGCCGAGCGCAATGCCGCCGTTCGCAACCAGGACATCGTCGTGCTGCGCGACCTCGAGCCGCGGCGGGCACCGGAGACGAATCAGCACGAACTGCTGATGCCTGCGGACAAGGGCGTGGCGCGCTACCGCGAGAAACTGCACGACTGGGAAGCGCGCGGCTGGCGCATCGACGAGGCGGGGGTGCAGGCGGGCCGCGAGAAGAGCGCCTACGTGATCCCGAGCCCCGGCCGCCGTGCCGAGCCGAAGGGCTGGGTGCTGGAGCCGGTGCCGCTGCTGCCGGCGCGGCGCGCGGCGGCAACAACCGCGGCCGCAAGCTGA
- a CDS encoding DUF1015 family protein has translation MPTLIKPLRGLRPAPGRAAEVIAPPYDVLSSAEARERARGRPESFLHISKAEIDLPADLDPHDPRVYAQAATTFGHMIDRGVLIRDAAPGYYVYRLQMGGHRQTGIVCTGSVAAYDDNRIRKHEFTRPDKEDDRVRQILALRAQTGPVLLAYRSHDTVRGLLDGVARGQPLCDVTADDGIVHTLWQAGDPEVIAALTREFDDMNALYIADGHHRSAAAARVAAMLRENAPQPTGEEAHEYFLCVAFPHDEMRILDYNRVVKDLAGLSPQGFLARVGERFAIEEAGGQAQPRNPGEFGMFMQGRWRRLSIRPQLVPSDPVGRLDVSLLQEHLLGPLLAISDPRTDKRIDFVGGMRGLGELEKRVASGEMAVAFALYPTRMDALMAVADANRVMPPKSTWFEPKLADGMVSHLLD, from the coding sequence ATGCCCACCCTCATCAAGCCGTTGCGCGGACTGCGGCCGGCGCCCGGCCGCGCCGCCGAAGTCATCGCGCCGCCCTACGACGTGCTGAGCTCTGCGGAGGCGCGCGAGCGCGCCCGCGGGCGGCCGGAGTCCTTCCTGCACATCTCCAAGGCCGAGATCGACCTGCCGGCCGACCTCGACCCGCACGACCCGCGGGTGTATGCGCAGGCCGCAACGACCTTCGGCCACATGATCGACCGGGGTGTGCTGATTCGCGACGCGGCGCCCGGCTACTACGTGTATCGGCTGCAGATGGGCGGGCACCGGCAGACCGGCATCGTCTGCACCGGCAGCGTCGCCGCCTACGATGACAACCGCATCCGCAAGCACGAGTTCACCCGGCCCGACAAGGAAGACGACCGCGTCCGCCAGATCCTGGCCTTGCGGGCCCAGACGGGCCCGGTGCTGCTCGCCTACCGGAGCCATGACACGGTGCGCGGGTTGCTCGACGGCGTGGCCCGGGGGCAACCCCTCTGCGACGTCACCGCCGATGACGGCATCGTGCACACGCTGTGGCAGGCGGGCGACCCGGAGGTCATCGCCGCACTGACGCGCGAGTTCGATGACATGAACGCGCTCTACATTGCCGACGGGCATCACCGTTCGGCAGCGGCGGCGCGGGTTGCGGCCATGCTGCGCGAGAACGCACCGCAGCCGACCGGCGAGGAAGCGCACGAGTATTTCCTCTGCGTCGCGTTTCCTCACGACGAGATGCGCATCCTCGATTACAACCGGGTCGTGAAGGACCTGGCTGGCCTGTCGCCGCAGGGGTTTCTCGCCCGTGTCGGCGAGCGCTTCGCCATCGAAGAGGCAGGCGGGCAGGCCCAGCCACGCAACCCGGGCGAGTTCGGGATGTTCATGCAGGGGCGCTGGCGCCGGTTGTCGATCCGGCCACAGCTGGTTCCGTCCGACCCGGTCGGACGCCTCGACGTGAGCCTGCTGCAGGAACACCTGCTCGGCCCGCTGCTCGCGATCTCGGACCCCCGCACCGACAAGCGCATCGATTTCGTCGGCGGGATGCGCGGGCTGGGGGAACTCGAAAAGCGCGTCGCGAGCGGCGAGATGGCCGTGGCCTTCGCGCTGTATCCCACGCGCATGGACGCGCTCATGGCGGTTGCCGACGCCAATCGCGTGATGCCGCCGAAGTCTACCTGGTTCGAGCCCAAGCTCGCCGACGGCATGGTCTCGCACCTGCTCGACTAG
- a CDS encoding TonB-dependent receptor: protein MLLSGLALLGLSTEAWSQIDEIVVTTRKREENLQVVPVVVNAITAEQIQQLGIRDTADIARFDSGMIFDQGFSAQDTRITIRGLAPSRGRQNVAVLVDDIDIANQAIQTNGGGLLINPRLFDIERIEVVKGPQNALYGRTAFAGAINYITRQPSEQFDGRVSMDVGSENNIEVKGGVSGPLVEGTLYGGLNVASWTNDGFYKNSYTGADTGGTDGNGVSGDLVWHVTEQFKARLRAEYTDDEFEQSPYQAVAPTEPMAMPPSALGTVISPAVTSILAVRSLPDGDDMSVTNWSDPRTGADYPGTDREIARATLTLDYDFGPVTLRSLTHLASSDVTMFEDSRREATTDTTSLVNYFRGEFMAEDETDLFSQELRLQSNGDGMVSWTAGALLWEEDTDFHDGSINCAELPPGQSPCGASLAARFPTKASREIDLWERDTSHWSVYGLVEVAFAEDWRAIFEGRYSDEDLDVTGPDRGDDANSAGPPRPRIFDTGAPPGFSPAFPGTFPNAVGPAYGQLSDSVDDDFFSPKVTLQWLATDQAMLYASWARAYKPAGISIVAAMTGVDFENNRFDREKLDVYEFGAKSDWLDGRLVLNGSLFYQDFGDKQASTQQPDSSGLLASRPVNASSAEVYGVELEADWAATDHLRLFMSYTWLDTEYDNFQVAQTGASTIADAGNCNVVALPTVPPRNACLVDYSGNELEFAPDNALVAGFSYRRALVGSTDWLVEGDASYQDERWTSQSNTLKFDSYTIVGFRGGVTNDQWDVLAYVDNAFDDDTVTSTFANTYNAGMQVVPAPPPFTFVLPLNQTPIKPDGRSYGLRIGYRFGGG, encoded by the coding sequence ATGCTCTTGTCCGGCCTCGCGCTGCTCGGGCTTTCGACCGAGGCCTGGTCGCAGATCGACGAGATCGTCGTGACGACGCGCAAGCGCGAGGAAAACCTGCAGGTGGTGCCGGTGGTGGTGAACGCCATCACGGCCGAGCAGATCCAGCAGCTCGGCATCAGGGACACCGCCGACATCGCCCGGTTCGACTCCGGCATGATTTTCGATCAGGGTTTCTCTGCGCAGGACACGCGCATCACGATCCGCGGCCTCGCGCCCTCGCGCGGGCGGCAGAACGTGGCCGTGCTGGTGGACGATATCGACATCGCGAACCAGGCGATCCAGACCAATGGCGGTGGCCTGCTGATCAACCCGCGGTTGTTCGACATCGAGCGGATCGAGGTGGTGAAAGGCCCACAGAACGCGCTGTACGGCCGCACGGCGTTCGCGGGGGCGATCAATTACATCACCCGCCAGCCGAGCGAGCAGTTCGACGGCCGCGTGTCGATGGACGTGGGCAGCGAGAACAACATCGAGGTCAAGGGCGGCGTGAGCGGGCCGCTGGTGGAAGGCACGCTGTACGGCGGGCTCAATGTGGCCAGCTGGACCAACGACGGTTTCTACAAGAACTCGTATACGGGAGCGGACACCGGCGGCACCGACGGTAACGGCGTGTCGGGCGACCTGGTCTGGCACGTCACGGAGCAGTTCAAGGCGCGTCTCCGCGCCGAGTACACGGATGACGAGTTCGAGCAGTCGCCGTATCAGGCGGTGGCGCCGACCGAGCCGATGGCGATGCCGCCGAGCGCGCTCGGCACGGTGATCTCACCGGCGGTGACCTCGATCCTGGCGGTGCGCTCATTGCCCGACGGCGACGACATGTCGGTGACCAACTGGAGCGACCCGCGCACCGGGGCCGATTACCCGGGCACGGACCGGGAGATCGCCCGGGCGACCCTGACGCTCGACTACGACTTCGGTCCGGTAACGCTGCGATCGCTGACCCACCTCGCGAGCTCGGATGTCACCATGTTCGAGGACTCGCGGCGCGAGGCGACGACGGACACCACGAGCCTCGTGAACTACTTCCGCGGCGAGTTCATGGCCGAGGACGAGACCGACCTGTTCAGCCAGGAGTTGCGGTTGCAGTCGAACGGTGACGGCATGGTGAGCTGGACGGCGGGCGCGCTGCTCTGGGAAGAAGACACCGATTTTCATGACGGCAGCATCAACTGTGCCGAGCTTCCTCCCGGGCAGTCACCCTGCGGTGCATCGCTGGCGGCGAGATTCCCGACGAAGGCTTCGCGCGAGATCGATCTGTGGGAGCGCGACACCAGCCACTGGTCGGTCTATGGACTGGTCGAGGTGGCATTCGCCGAGGACTGGCGGGCGATCTTCGAGGGACGCTACTCCGACGAGGATCTCGACGTGACCGGTCCGGACCGTGGCGACGACGCGAACAGCGCCGGTCCGCCGCGCCCGCGCATTTTCGACACGGGCGCCCCCCCGGGATTCAGTCCGGCGTTTCCGGGAACCTTCCCGAATGCCGTCGGGCCGGCCTACGGTCAGCTGTCCGACTCCGTGGACGACGATTTCTTCTCGCCGAAAGTGACGCTGCAATGGCTGGCGACCGATCAGGCGATGCTCTACGCGTCCTGGGCGCGGGCCTACAAGCCGGCGGGAATTTCCATCGTCGCCGCGATGACCGGTGTGGATTTCGAGAACAACCGCTTCGACCGGGAAAAGCTGGATGTCTACGAGTTCGGCGCCAAGAGCGACTGGCTCGACGGACGCCTGGTGCTGAACGGCAGCCTGTTCTACCAGGACTTCGGCGACAAGCAGGCGAGCACGCAGCAGCCGGACTCCAGCGGGCTGCTGGCATCGCGGCCGGTGAACGCGTCCTCGGCGGAGGTCTACGGGGTCGAGCTCGAGGCGGACTGGGCGGCAACTGACCACCTCCGGCTGTTCATGTCCTACACCTGGCTGGATACCGAGTACGACAACTTCCAGGTGGCCCAGACCGGTGCCTCCACCATCGCGGATGCGGGCAACTGCAATGTAGTGGCGCTGCCGACGGTGCCGCCGCGCAACGCCTGCCTCGTGGACTACTCGGGTAACGAACTCGAGTTCGCGCCGGACAACGCCCTGGTGGCCGGGTTCTCGTACCGTCGTGCGCTGGTCGGCAGCACGGATTGGCTCGTGGAGGGCGACGCCAGCTACCAGGACGAGCGCTGGACGAGCCAGTCGAACACGCTGAAGTTCGATTCGTACACCATCGTGGGGTTCCGCGGAGGCGTGACCAACGACCAGTGGGATGTCCTCGCCTACGTGGACAACGCCTTCGACGACGATACGGTGACGAGCACGTTTGCCAACACCTACAACGCCGGCATGCAGGTCGTGCCGGCGCCGCCGCCGTTCACCTTCGTGCTGCCGCTGAACCAGACGCCGATCAAACCCGACGGGCGCAGCTATGGCCTGCGCATCGGGTACCGTTTCGGCGGGGGTTAG
- a CDS encoding phage holin family protein, with translation MTWFFFRAAIASLGLWLASEMVDGLEFAGPGWLILAAILLGVVNALVRPVLVLLTLPLTIVTLGIFLLVINGLMLGLVAGLLPGFSIHGFWDAFWGAIIVGLVSWVAAAVFGPPGNIEVRINRD, from the coding sequence ATGACCTGGTTTTTCTTCCGCGCCGCGATTGCCTCGCTGGGGCTGTGGCTCGCGAGCGAGATGGTCGATGGACTCGAGTTCGCGGGGCCAGGCTGGCTGATCCTCGCCGCCATCCTGCTCGGCGTCGTCAACGCGCTGGTGCGCCCGGTGCTCGTGCTGCTGACGCTGCCGCTGACCATCGTGACGCTCGGCATCTTCCTGCTGGTGATCAACGGGCTCATGCTCGGCCTGGTGGCCGGCCTGCTGCCAGGGTTCAGTATCCACGGTTTCTGGGATGCGTTCTGGGGCGCGATCATCGTGGGCCTGGTGAGCTGGGTGGCCGCGGCCGTTTTCGGTCCGCCCGGCAACATCGAGGTCCGGATCAACCGGGACTGA